CGATTCCTGTATTTATTACTTTCAGGTCTTTTTTAAATATATCGTTTATTGCCATCTTATATCTTTTTTAATGGTTGTTTTGTTAATTAAAATTATTATTTCTATTTATAGGCTGTTGAATGCTTTAATGATATAATGCTTCAATGCTTTAATAAAAAATTTGTATCATTTATTATTGTATGATGTGTTTTTTGCTTTTGACATTATTCTGTTTATTTCGTTGGCTTCTTTTAAAAGTCGGTTTAATTCTTTTGGGTCATTTGATAATTCAGCATCTTTTATAACTTCTAACCAATATTCTGTTTCGTCCGCTTCTTCAACAACAATGCAAATCTTGCTGAAAAATTCTGCTTTTGACCTTGCTCTGCATGCAGCTCTGTAATTTGCTCCTGTTGAAGTTGCAGATTTTACAAGTTGATAAGTAATGACACCTGATGTCTTGCTTGCCTTTAAAGAATTACAAAACTTTATGACATCAACCGCAAATTTCTTCGTCCTTTTTTTAAGATTCTCAATAAATTTTTTTTTTTGTCATTTTTTATTTTTTTATTGAAGCATTGAAGCATTATATCATTTAAGCATTTCAAAATTAATAAAAAGCCGATTAGTATTTATAATTCACGACATTAGTTAAGAAATCTGACCAAACTCTCCGCAAGTTCCACAGCTTCAACATTT
The sequence above is drawn from the Bacteroidales bacterium genome and encodes:
- a CDS encoding four helix bundle protein, which codes for MENLKKRTKKFAVDVIKFCNSLKASKTSGVITYQLVKSATSTGANYRAACRARSKAEFFSKICIVVEEADETEYWLEVIKDAELSNDPKELNRLLKEANEINRIMSKAKNTSYNNK